From a single Vespa crabro chromosome 22, iyVesCrab1.2, whole genome shotgun sequence genomic region:
- the LOC124431874 gene encoding protein hu-li tai shao isoform X5 has protein sequence MADTSQQELSEPHTNGAMDGLTEEEKSKIRPADIDADMREMERRKRVEMMMNSRLFREELERIIETQMKDGAGPSGLLQQISDMMGAQGARFNGNVFKNSNCVVPINDIRGVESMGYAKGEKLLRCKLAAVFRLLDLYGWTQNVGGQMTARLNQDQEHFLVNPYGLLYHEITASSLIKVDMQGSVVEQGTTNFGIHITGFQLHSTIHAARPDIKCIVHISTPSVTAISSLKCGLLPIGQESIVIGEVSTHHYVGGMLDPEEREKITRNLGPINKVMLLTNRGALCCGETVEEAFYNVYNTVLACETQLKLMPAGLDNLNLISEESKKTIFEASRKPPIPQHTSAPESTIITEKLEKRWRIGGTEFEALMRMLDNAGFRTGYIYRNPLVKGEPPKPRNDVEVPPAVSSLGYLLEEEELYKQGLWKGGRKGTDRSRWLNSPNVYQKVEILETGTPDPKKITKWVSDGSPTHSSTPVKIDGALQFVPKNTNPKEFKQIQQQIKDYRRADKISAGPQSHILEGVTWEEAKKMQDATISGTGEQVVLVGAASKGIIQRGFQHNAMVYKTPYAKNPFDAITDQELDQYKKEVERKQKGDPYDESQSESEALSSFNISRATHESSTAKSPIQSPVSVTSETEEESRDEPRVLRIETKQVPAPSQPEVVLSDAYATTEFLNEMRRAAIEAESDISRQGENTVNGDHSDAHHSTFSQSSKETLPRRKTYR, from the exons GATAtgagagaaatggagagaagaaagagagtcgAAATGATGATGAATTCGCGATTATTCAGGGAAGAATTGGAACGTATAATTGAGACGCAAATGAAAGACGGTGCTGGACCATCCGGTTTATTACAACAAATCTCTGATATGATGGGTGCTCAAGGAGCACGTTTCAATGGAAATGTATTTAAAA atTCGAATTGCGTGGTGCCTATAAATGACATTCGCGGTGTCGAAAGCATGGGCTATGCTAAAGGTGAAAAACTGTTGCGTTGTAAACTCGCCGCTGTATTCAGATTACTCGATTTATACGGATGGACGCAAAATGTTGGTGGTCAAATGACGGCACGCTTGAATCAGGATCAAGAACATTTTTTGGTTAATCCTTATGGATTGCTCTATCATGAAATAACGGCTTCTAGTTTGATTAAGGTCGACATGCAAGGTTCCGTAGTGGAACAAGGAACAACAAATTTTGGTATACATATTACCGGATTTCAATTACATTCTACGATACATGCTGCTCGACCTGACATCAAATGCATCGTTCATATATCTACTCCGTCCGTTACCGCT atttcttctttaaaatgtGGTTTACTGCCAATCGGACAAGAAAGTATAGTTATTGGTGAAGTTAGCACGCATCATTATGTTGGCGGAATGCTTGAtccagaagaaagagagaaaattactAGAAATCTTGGTCCTATTAACAAAGTAATGCTTTTAACCAATCGTGGTGCACTTTGTTGTGGTGAAACTGTCGAAGAAGCTTTTTACAATGTATACAACACTGTATTGGCCTGTGAAACGCAGTTGAAACTTATGCCAGCCGGTCTAGACAATTTAAATCTCATTTCGGAAGAAtcgaagaaaacaattttcgAAGCATCAAGGAAGCCTCCAATTCCTCAACATACTTCAGCACCAgaatctacaataataacggagaaattagaaaaacgTTGGAGAATAGGTGGAACAGAATTTGAAGCACTTATGAGGATGCTCGATAATgct GGTTTTCGTAcaggttatatatatagaaatccACTTGTAAAAGGAGAGCCTCCAAAACCACGAAACGATGTGGAGGTACCACCAGCAGTTTCATCTTTGGGATATTTGCTCGAAGAGGAAGAATTGTACAAGCAGGG GCTTTGGAAAGGTGGTCGTAAAGGTACAGATAGGTCACGTTGGTTAAATTCACCGAATGTTTATCAAAAGGTGGAGATATTGGAAACTGGTACTCCTGATCCGAAGAAGATTACAAAG TGGGTGTCCGATGGATCTCCGACCCATAGCAGTACTCCGGTGAAGATCGATGGTGCTCTCCAGTTTGTACCTAAAAACACTAATCCGAAAGAATTCAAACAAATCCAACAACag aTAAAAGACTATCGTAGAGCAGATAAAATTTCGGCTGGACCACAGTCGCACATATTGGAAGGTGTTACGTGGGAAGAAGCGAAAAAAATGCAG gaCGCTACGATCAGTGGTACTGGAGAGCAAGTCGTTCTCGTAGGAGCAGCCAGTAAGGGTATCATACAAAGAGGATTTCAACATAATGCAATGGTTTACAAGACACCTTATGCAAAGAATCCATTTGACGCCATTACGGATCAGGAATTAgatcaatataaaaaggaagtaGAGCGCAAGCAGAAGGGTGATCCTT aTGACGAATCACAGTCGGAATCGGAGGCATTGTCGTCATTTAACATCAGTCGTGCAACACATGAATCCAGCACTGCCAAGAGTCCGATTCAATCACCGGTCTCTGTTACGTCTGAGACCGAGGAAGAGAGTAGGGACG AACCACGAGTTTTACGGATAGAAACGAAACAAGTGCCTGCGCCCAGTCAGCCAGAAGTCGTTTTAAGTGACG CATATGCGACTACAGAGTTCCTCAATGAAATGCGACGTGCTGCGATCGAAGCAGAAAGTGATATTAGCAGGCAAG GAGAAAATACCGTAAATGGCGATCACTCGGACGCCCATCACAGTACATTTTCTCAAAGTAGCAAGGAG ACACTGCCACGAAGAAAAACTTACCGTTAA
- the LOC124431874 gene encoding protein hu-li tai shao isoform X6, whose product MADTSQQELSEPHTNGAMDGLTEEEKSKIRPADIDADMREMERRKRVEMMMNSRLFREELERIIETQMKDGAGPSGLLQQISDMMGAQGARFNGNVFKNSNCVVPINDIRGVESMGYAKGEKLLRCKLAAVFRLLDLYGWTQNVGGQMTARLNQDQEHFLVNPYGLLYHEITASSLIKVDMQGSVVEQGTTNFGIHITGFQLHSTIHAARPDIKCIVHISTPSVTAISSLKCGLLPIGQESIVIGEVSTHHYVGGMLDPEEREKITRNLGPINKVMLLTNRGALCCGETVEEAFYNVYNTVLACETQLKLMPAGLDNLNLISEESKKTIFEASRKPPIPQHTSAPESTIITEKLEKRWRIGGTEFEALMRMLDNAGFRTGYIYRNPLVKGEPPKPRNDVEVPPAVSSLGYLLEEEELYKQGLWKGGRKGTDRSRWLNSPNVYQKVEILETGTPDPKKITKWVSDGSPTHSSTPVKIDGALQFVPKNTNPKEFKQIQQQIKDYRRADKISAGPQSHILEGVTWEEAKKMQDATISGTGEQVVLVGAASKGIIQRGFQHNAMVYKTPYAKNPFDAITDQELDQYKKEVERKQKGDPYDESQSESEALSSFNISRATHESSTAKSPIQSPVSVTSETEEESRDEPRVLRIETKQVPAPSQPEVVLSDGENTVNGDHSDAHHSTFSQSSKETLPRRKTYR is encoded by the exons GATAtgagagaaatggagagaagaaagagagtcgAAATGATGATGAATTCGCGATTATTCAGGGAAGAATTGGAACGTATAATTGAGACGCAAATGAAAGACGGTGCTGGACCATCCGGTTTATTACAACAAATCTCTGATATGATGGGTGCTCAAGGAGCACGTTTCAATGGAAATGTATTTAAAA atTCGAATTGCGTGGTGCCTATAAATGACATTCGCGGTGTCGAAAGCATGGGCTATGCTAAAGGTGAAAAACTGTTGCGTTGTAAACTCGCCGCTGTATTCAGATTACTCGATTTATACGGATGGACGCAAAATGTTGGTGGTCAAATGACGGCACGCTTGAATCAGGATCAAGAACATTTTTTGGTTAATCCTTATGGATTGCTCTATCATGAAATAACGGCTTCTAGTTTGATTAAGGTCGACATGCAAGGTTCCGTAGTGGAACAAGGAACAACAAATTTTGGTATACATATTACCGGATTTCAATTACATTCTACGATACATGCTGCTCGACCTGACATCAAATGCATCGTTCATATATCTACTCCGTCCGTTACCGCT atttcttctttaaaatgtGGTTTACTGCCAATCGGACAAGAAAGTATAGTTATTGGTGAAGTTAGCACGCATCATTATGTTGGCGGAATGCTTGAtccagaagaaagagagaaaattactAGAAATCTTGGTCCTATTAACAAAGTAATGCTTTTAACCAATCGTGGTGCACTTTGTTGTGGTGAAACTGTCGAAGAAGCTTTTTACAATGTATACAACACTGTATTGGCCTGTGAAACGCAGTTGAAACTTATGCCAGCCGGTCTAGACAATTTAAATCTCATTTCGGAAGAAtcgaagaaaacaattttcgAAGCATCAAGGAAGCCTCCAATTCCTCAACATACTTCAGCACCAgaatctacaataataacggagaaattagaaaaacgTTGGAGAATAGGTGGAACAGAATTTGAAGCACTTATGAGGATGCTCGATAATgct GGTTTTCGTAcaggttatatatatagaaatccACTTGTAAAAGGAGAGCCTCCAAAACCACGAAACGATGTGGAGGTACCACCAGCAGTTTCATCTTTGGGATATTTGCTCGAAGAGGAAGAATTGTACAAGCAGGG GCTTTGGAAAGGTGGTCGTAAAGGTACAGATAGGTCACGTTGGTTAAATTCACCGAATGTTTATCAAAAGGTGGAGATATTGGAAACTGGTACTCCTGATCCGAAGAAGATTACAAAG TGGGTGTCCGATGGATCTCCGACCCATAGCAGTACTCCGGTGAAGATCGATGGTGCTCTCCAGTTTGTACCTAAAAACACTAATCCGAAAGAATTCAAACAAATCCAACAACag aTAAAAGACTATCGTAGAGCAGATAAAATTTCGGCTGGACCACAGTCGCACATATTGGAAGGTGTTACGTGGGAAGAAGCGAAAAAAATGCAG gaCGCTACGATCAGTGGTACTGGAGAGCAAGTCGTTCTCGTAGGAGCAGCCAGTAAGGGTATCATACAAAGAGGATTTCAACATAATGCAATGGTTTACAAGACACCTTATGCAAAGAATCCATTTGACGCCATTACGGATCAGGAATTAgatcaatataaaaaggaagtaGAGCGCAAGCAGAAGGGTGATCCTT aTGACGAATCACAGTCGGAATCGGAGGCATTGTCGTCATTTAACATCAGTCGTGCAACACATGAATCCAGCACTGCCAAGAGTCCGATTCAATCACCGGTCTCTGTTACGTCTGAGACCGAGGAAGAGAGTAGGGACG AACCACGAGTTTTACGGATAGAAACGAAACAAGTGCCTGCGCCCAGTCAGCCAGAAGTCGTTTTAAGTGACG GAGAAAATACCGTAAATGGCGATCACTCGGACGCCCATCACAGTACATTTTCTCAAAGTAGCAAGGAG ACACTGCCACGAAGAAAAACTTACCGTTAA
- the LOC124431874 gene encoding protein hu-li tai shao isoform X3, whose translation MADTSQQELSEPHTNGAMDGLTEEEKSKIRPADIDADMREMERRKRVEMMMNSRLFREELERIIETQMKDGAGPSGLLQQISDMMGAQGARFNGNVFKNSNCVVPINDIRGVESMGYAKGEKLLRCKLAAVFRLLDLYGWTQNVGGQMTARLNQDQEHFLVNPYGLLYHEITASSLIKVDMQGSVVEQGTTNFGIHITGFQLHSTIHAARPDIKCIVHISTPSVTAISSLKCGLLPIGQESIVIGEVSTHHYVGGMLDPEEREKITRNLGPINKVMLLTNRGALCCGETVEEAFYNVYNTVLACETQLKLMPAGLDNLNLISEESKKTIFEASRKPPIPQHTSAPESTIITEKLEKRWRIGGTEFEALMRMLDNAGFRTGYIYRNPLVKGEPPKPRNDVEVPPAVSSLGYLLEEEELYKQGLWKGGRKGTDRSRWLNSPNVYQKVEILETGTPDPKKITKWVSDGSPTHSSTPVKIDGALQFVPKNTNPKEFKQIQQQIKDYRRADKISAGPQSHILEGVTWEEAKKMQDATISGTGEQVVLVGAASKGIIQRGFQHNAMVYKTPYAKNPFDAITDQELDQYKKEVERKQKGDPYDESQSESEALSSFNISRATHESSTAKSPIQSPVSVTSETEEESRDEPRVLRIETKQVPAPSQPEVVLSDGENTVNGDHSDAHHSTFSQSSKEGSMSQDVSVSEESPKKEKKKKKGLRTPSFLKKKKEKKKSVEA comes from the exons GATAtgagagaaatggagagaagaaagagagtcgAAATGATGATGAATTCGCGATTATTCAGGGAAGAATTGGAACGTATAATTGAGACGCAAATGAAAGACGGTGCTGGACCATCCGGTTTATTACAACAAATCTCTGATATGATGGGTGCTCAAGGAGCACGTTTCAATGGAAATGTATTTAAAA atTCGAATTGCGTGGTGCCTATAAATGACATTCGCGGTGTCGAAAGCATGGGCTATGCTAAAGGTGAAAAACTGTTGCGTTGTAAACTCGCCGCTGTATTCAGATTACTCGATTTATACGGATGGACGCAAAATGTTGGTGGTCAAATGACGGCACGCTTGAATCAGGATCAAGAACATTTTTTGGTTAATCCTTATGGATTGCTCTATCATGAAATAACGGCTTCTAGTTTGATTAAGGTCGACATGCAAGGTTCCGTAGTGGAACAAGGAACAACAAATTTTGGTATACATATTACCGGATTTCAATTACATTCTACGATACATGCTGCTCGACCTGACATCAAATGCATCGTTCATATATCTACTCCGTCCGTTACCGCT atttcttctttaaaatgtGGTTTACTGCCAATCGGACAAGAAAGTATAGTTATTGGTGAAGTTAGCACGCATCATTATGTTGGCGGAATGCTTGAtccagaagaaagagagaaaattactAGAAATCTTGGTCCTATTAACAAAGTAATGCTTTTAACCAATCGTGGTGCACTTTGTTGTGGTGAAACTGTCGAAGAAGCTTTTTACAATGTATACAACACTGTATTGGCCTGTGAAACGCAGTTGAAACTTATGCCAGCCGGTCTAGACAATTTAAATCTCATTTCGGAAGAAtcgaagaaaacaattttcgAAGCATCAAGGAAGCCTCCAATTCCTCAACATACTTCAGCACCAgaatctacaataataacggagaaattagaaaaacgTTGGAGAATAGGTGGAACAGAATTTGAAGCACTTATGAGGATGCTCGATAATgct GGTTTTCGTAcaggttatatatatagaaatccACTTGTAAAAGGAGAGCCTCCAAAACCACGAAACGATGTGGAGGTACCACCAGCAGTTTCATCTTTGGGATATTTGCTCGAAGAGGAAGAATTGTACAAGCAGGG GCTTTGGAAAGGTGGTCGTAAAGGTACAGATAGGTCACGTTGGTTAAATTCACCGAATGTTTATCAAAAGGTGGAGATATTGGAAACTGGTACTCCTGATCCGAAGAAGATTACAAAG TGGGTGTCCGATGGATCTCCGACCCATAGCAGTACTCCGGTGAAGATCGATGGTGCTCTCCAGTTTGTACCTAAAAACACTAATCCGAAAGAATTCAAACAAATCCAACAACag aTAAAAGACTATCGTAGAGCAGATAAAATTTCGGCTGGACCACAGTCGCACATATTGGAAGGTGTTACGTGGGAAGAAGCGAAAAAAATGCAG gaCGCTACGATCAGTGGTACTGGAGAGCAAGTCGTTCTCGTAGGAGCAGCCAGTAAGGGTATCATACAAAGAGGATTTCAACATAATGCAATGGTTTACAAGACACCTTATGCAAAGAATCCATTTGACGCCATTACGGATCAGGAATTAgatcaatataaaaaggaagtaGAGCGCAAGCAGAAGGGTGATCCTT aTGACGAATCACAGTCGGAATCGGAGGCATTGTCGTCATTTAACATCAGTCGTGCAACACATGAATCCAGCACTGCCAAGAGTCCGATTCAATCACCGGTCTCTGTTACGTCTGAGACCGAGGAAGAGAGTAGGGACG AACCACGAGTTTTACGGATAGAAACGAAACAAGTGCCTGCGCCCAGTCAGCCAGAAGTCGTTTTAAGTGACG GAGAAAATACCGTAAATGGCGATCACTCGGACGCCCATCACAGTACATTTTCTCAAAGTAGCAAGGAG GGTTCCATGTCGCAGGACGTGAGCGTTAGCGAGGAATCgccgaagaaggagaaaaagaagaagaagggccTTAGGACGCCGTCATttcttaagaagaaaaaggaaaagaagaagtcgGTCGAGGCGTAG
- the LOC124431874 gene encoding protein hu-li tai shao isoform X2 has translation MADTSQQELSEPHTNGAMDGLTEEEKSKIRPADIDADMREMERRKRVEMMMNSRLFREELERIIETQMKDGAGPSGLLQQISDMMGAQGARFNGNVFKNSNCVVPINDIRGVESMGYAKGEKLLRCKLAAVFRLLDLYGWTQNVGGQMTARLNQDQEHFLVNPYGLLYHEITASSLIKVDMQGSVVEQGTTNFGIHITGFQLHSTIHAARPDIKCIVHISTPSVTAISSLKCGLLPIGQESIVIGEVSTHHYVGGMLDPEEREKITRNLGPINKVMLLTNRGALCCGETVEEAFYNVYNTVLACETQLKLMPAGLDNLNLISEESKKTIFEASRKPPIPQHTSAPESTIITEKLEKRWRIGGTEFEALMRMLDNAGFRTGYIYRNPLVKGEPPKPRNDVEVPPAVSSLGYLLEEEELYKQGLWKGGRKGTDRSRWLNSPNVYQKVEILETGTPDPKKITKWVSDGSPTHSSTPVKIDGALQFVPKNTNPKEFKQIQQQIKDYRRADKISAGPQSHILEGVTWEEAKKMQDATISGTGEQVVLVGAASKGIIQRGFQHNAMVYKTPYAKNPFDAITDQELDQYKKEVERKQKGDPYDESQSESEALSSFNISRATHESSTAKSPIQSPVSVTSETEEESRDEPRVLRIETKQVPAPSQPEVVLSDAYATTEFLNEMRRAAIEAESDISRQGENTVNGDHSDAHHSTFSQSSKEDVSVSEESPKKEKKKKKGLRTPSFLKKKKEKKKSVEA, from the exons GATAtgagagaaatggagagaagaaagagagtcgAAATGATGATGAATTCGCGATTATTCAGGGAAGAATTGGAACGTATAATTGAGACGCAAATGAAAGACGGTGCTGGACCATCCGGTTTATTACAACAAATCTCTGATATGATGGGTGCTCAAGGAGCACGTTTCAATGGAAATGTATTTAAAA atTCGAATTGCGTGGTGCCTATAAATGACATTCGCGGTGTCGAAAGCATGGGCTATGCTAAAGGTGAAAAACTGTTGCGTTGTAAACTCGCCGCTGTATTCAGATTACTCGATTTATACGGATGGACGCAAAATGTTGGTGGTCAAATGACGGCACGCTTGAATCAGGATCAAGAACATTTTTTGGTTAATCCTTATGGATTGCTCTATCATGAAATAACGGCTTCTAGTTTGATTAAGGTCGACATGCAAGGTTCCGTAGTGGAACAAGGAACAACAAATTTTGGTATACATATTACCGGATTTCAATTACATTCTACGATACATGCTGCTCGACCTGACATCAAATGCATCGTTCATATATCTACTCCGTCCGTTACCGCT atttcttctttaaaatgtGGTTTACTGCCAATCGGACAAGAAAGTATAGTTATTGGTGAAGTTAGCACGCATCATTATGTTGGCGGAATGCTTGAtccagaagaaagagagaaaattactAGAAATCTTGGTCCTATTAACAAAGTAATGCTTTTAACCAATCGTGGTGCACTTTGTTGTGGTGAAACTGTCGAAGAAGCTTTTTACAATGTATACAACACTGTATTGGCCTGTGAAACGCAGTTGAAACTTATGCCAGCCGGTCTAGACAATTTAAATCTCATTTCGGAAGAAtcgaagaaaacaattttcgAAGCATCAAGGAAGCCTCCAATTCCTCAACATACTTCAGCACCAgaatctacaataataacggagaaattagaaaaacgTTGGAGAATAGGTGGAACAGAATTTGAAGCACTTATGAGGATGCTCGATAATgct GGTTTTCGTAcaggttatatatatagaaatccACTTGTAAAAGGAGAGCCTCCAAAACCACGAAACGATGTGGAGGTACCACCAGCAGTTTCATCTTTGGGATATTTGCTCGAAGAGGAAGAATTGTACAAGCAGGG GCTTTGGAAAGGTGGTCGTAAAGGTACAGATAGGTCACGTTGGTTAAATTCACCGAATGTTTATCAAAAGGTGGAGATATTGGAAACTGGTACTCCTGATCCGAAGAAGATTACAAAG TGGGTGTCCGATGGATCTCCGACCCATAGCAGTACTCCGGTGAAGATCGATGGTGCTCTCCAGTTTGTACCTAAAAACACTAATCCGAAAGAATTCAAACAAATCCAACAACag aTAAAAGACTATCGTAGAGCAGATAAAATTTCGGCTGGACCACAGTCGCACATATTGGAAGGTGTTACGTGGGAAGAAGCGAAAAAAATGCAG gaCGCTACGATCAGTGGTACTGGAGAGCAAGTCGTTCTCGTAGGAGCAGCCAGTAAGGGTATCATACAAAGAGGATTTCAACATAATGCAATGGTTTACAAGACACCTTATGCAAAGAATCCATTTGACGCCATTACGGATCAGGAATTAgatcaatataaaaaggaagtaGAGCGCAAGCAGAAGGGTGATCCTT aTGACGAATCACAGTCGGAATCGGAGGCATTGTCGTCATTTAACATCAGTCGTGCAACACATGAATCCAGCACTGCCAAGAGTCCGATTCAATCACCGGTCTCTGTTACGTCTGAGACCGAGGAAGAGAGTAGGGACG AACCACGAGTTTTACGGATAGAAACGAAACAAGTGCCTGCGCCCAGTCAGCCAGAAGTCGTTTTAAGTGACG CATATGCGACTACAGAGTTCCTCAATGAAATGCGACGTGCTGCGATCGAAGCAGAAAGTGATATTAGCAGGCAAG GAGAAAATACCGTAAATGGCGATCACTCGGACGCCCATCACAGTACATTTTCTCAAAGTAGCAAGGAG GACGTGAGCGTTAGCGAGGAATCgccgaagaaggagaaaaagaagaagaagggccTTAGGACGCCGTCATttcttaagaagaaaaaggaaaagaagaagtcgGTCGAGGCGTAG
- the LOC124431874 gene encoding protein hu-li tai shao isoform X1, giving the protein MADTSQQELSEPHTNGAMDGLTEEEKSKIRPADIDADMREMERRKRVEMMMNSRLFREELERIIETQMKDGAGPSGLLQQISDMMGAQGARFNGNVFKNSNCVVPINDIRGVESMGYAKGEKLLRCKLAAVFRLLDLYGWTQNVGGQMTARLNQDQEHFLVNPYGLLYHEITASSLIKVDMQGSVVEQGTTNFGIHITGFQLHSTIHAARPDIKCIVHISTPSVTAISSLKCGLLPIGQESIVIGEVSTHHYVGGMLDPEEREKITRNLGPINKVMLLTNRGALCCGETVEEAFYNVYNTVLACETQLKLMPAGLDNLNLISEESKKTIFEASRKPPIPQHTSAPESTIITEKLEKRWRIGGTEFEALMRMLDNAGFRTGYIYRNPLVKGEPPKPRNDVEVPPAVSSLGYLLEEEELYKQGLWKGGRKGTDRSRWLNSPNVYQKVEILETGTPDPKKITKWVSDGSPTHSSTPVKIDGALQFVPKNTNPKEFKQIQQQIKDYRRADKISAGPQSHILEGVTWEEAKKMQDATISGTGEQVVLVGAASKGIIQRGFQHNAMVYKTPYAKNPFDAITDQELDQYKKEVERKQKGDPYDESQSESEALSSFNISRATHESSTAKSPIQSPVSVTSETEEESRDEPRVLRIETKQVPAPSQPEVVLSDAYATTEFLNEMRRAAIEAESDISRQGENTVNGDHSDAHHSTFSQSSKEGSMSQDVSVSEESPKKEKKKKKGLRTPSFLKKKKEKKKSVEA; this is encoded by the exons GATAtgagagaaatggagagaagaaagagagtcgAAATGATGATGAATTCGCGATTATTCAGGGAAGAATTGGAACGTATAATTGAGACGCAAATGAAAGACGGTGCTGGACCATCCGGTTTATTACAACAAATCTCTGATATGATGGGTGCTCAAGGAGCACGTTTCAATGGAAATGTATTTAAAA atTCGAATTGCGTGGTGCCTATAAATGACATTCGCGGTGTCGAAAGCATGGGCTATGCTAAAGGTGAAAAACTGTTGCGTTGTAAACTCGCCGCTGTATTCAGATTACTCGATTTATACGGATGGACGCAAAATGTTGGTGGTCAAATGACGGCACGCTTGAATCAGGATCAAGAACATTTTTTGGTTAATCCTTATGGATTGCTCTATCATGAAATAACGGCTTCTAGTTTGATTAAGGTCGACATGCAAGGTTCCGTAGTGGAACAAGGAACAACAAATTTTGGTATACATATTACCGGATTTCAATTACATTCTACGATACATGCTGCTCGACCTGACATCAAATGCATCGTTCATATATCTACTCCGTCCGTTACCGCT atttcttctttaaaatgtGGTTTACTGCCAATCGGACAAGAAAGTATAGTTATTGGTGAAGTTAGCACGCATCATTATGTTGGCGGAATGCTTGAtccagaagaaagagagaaaattactAGAAATCTTGGTCCTATTAACAAAGTAATGCTTTTAACCAATCGTGGTGCACTTTGTTGTGGTGAAACTGTCGAAGAAGCTTTTTACAATGTATACAACACTGTATTGGCCTGTGAAACGCAGTTGAAACTTATGCCAGCCGGTCTAGACAATTTAAATCTCATTTCGGAAGAAtcgaagaaaacaattttcgAAGCATCAAGGAAGCCTCCAATTCCTCAACATACTTCAGCACCAgaatctacaataataacggagaaattagaaaaacgTTGGAGAATAGGTGGAACAGAATTTGAAGCACTTATGAGGATGCTCGATAATgct GGTTTTCGTAcaggttatatatatagaaatccACTTGTAAAAGGAGAGCCTCCAAAACCACGAAACGATGTGGAGGTACCACCAGCAGTTTCATCTTTGGGATATTTGCTCGAAGAGGAAGAATTGTACAAGCAGGG GCTTTGGAAAGGTGGTCGTAAAGGTACAGATAGGTCACGTTGGTTAAATTCACCGAATGTTTATCAAAAGGTGGAGATATTGGAAACTGGTACTCCTGATCCGAAGAAGATTACAAAG TGGGTGTCCGATGGATCTCCGACCCATAGCAGTACTCCGGTGAAGATCGATGGTGCTCTCCAGTTTGTACCTAAAAACACTAATCCGAAAGAATTCAAACAAATCCAACAACag aTAAAAGACTATCGTAGAGCAGATAAAATTTCGGCTGGACCACAGTCGCACATATTGGAAGGTGTTACGTGGGAAGAAGCGAAAAAAATGCAG gaCGCTACGATCAGTGGTACTGGAGAGCAAGTCGTTCTCGTAGGAGCAGCCAGTAAGGGTATCATACAAAGAGGATTTCAACATAATGCAATGGTTTACAAGACACCTTATGCAAAGAATCCATTTGACGCCATTACGGATCAGGAATTAgatcaatataaaaaggaagtaGAGCGCAAGCAGAAGGGTGATCCTT aTGACGAATCACAGTCGGAATCGGAGGCATTGTCGTCATTTAACATCAGTCGTGCAACACATGAATCCAGCACTGCCAAGAGTCCGATTCAATCACCGGTCTCTGTTACGTCTGAGACCGAGGAAGAGAGTAGGGACG AACCACGAGTTTTACGGATAGAAACGAAACAAGTGCCTGCGCCCAGTCAGCCAGAAGTCGTTTTAAGTGACG CATATGCGACTACAGAGTTCCTCAATGAAATGCGACGTGCTGCGATCGAAGCAGAAAGTGATATTAGCAGGCAAG GAGAAAATACCGTAAATGGCGATCACTCGGACGCCCATCACAGTACATTTTCTCAAAGTAGCAAGGAG GGTTCCATGTCGCAGGACGTGAGCGTTAGCGAGGAATCgccgaagaaggagaaaaagaagaagaagggccTTAGGACGCCGTCATttcttaagaagaaaaaggaaaagaagaagtcgGTCGAGGCGTAG